One window of Akkermansia biwaensis genomic DNA carries:
- a CDS encoding competence/damage-inducible protein A, with protein MAGLLHARVKGGEHNGGMKNVRVELINTGTEILLGSIVNTNAAWLGNRLFEAGFRVERETVVPDGYAISEAMRESARRADVVIVSGGLGPTSDDVTREALCDVCGVDMHRDEHVAEGLRNYFKRRGISIAECNFKQAMVPDGAAVLENPNGTAPGLVMPASERLPMFILLPGPPSELKPMVERSVMPLLESMVDGDIPRLRVFRLVGIGESDLQDLVDDSLHQVQGLEVAYCARIGEVDVRLVGNEVALKQGEARLLTLAGAYVLRPLGATLERAVVLYLKGLGLKAATAESCTGGLIAKRITDVPGSSGVFEFGWVTYADRAKTEMLGVPAEVLEEHGAVSEPVVKAMAEGALERSGADVAVAVSGFAGPDGGTPEKPAGTVWFAWAFRNGGTVTEMMFYPRDRESFRQMVSQKALIGMLAARKPQAVTE; from the coding sequence ATGGCAGGATTGCTGCATGCCAGAGTGAAGGGAGGGGAGCATAATGGAGGCATGAAGAATGTGAGGGTTGAGCTGATCAACACCGGTACGGAGATTCTGCTGGGAAGCATTGTGAATACGAATGCGGCATGGCTGGGGAACAGGCTGTTTGAAGCGGGGTTCCGCGTGGAGAGGGAGACCGTGGTTCCCGACGGTTATGCCATTAGCGAGGCGATGAGGGAGAGTGCCCGCAGGGCGGATGTCGTGATTGTGAGCGGGGGGCTGGGACCGACGAGCGACGATGTGACCAGGGAGGCCCTGTGCGATGTCTGCGGTGTGGACATGCACCGTGACGAGCATGTAGCGGAGGGATTGAGGAATTATTTCAAGCGGAGGGGCATTTCCATTGCGGAGTGCAATTTCAAGCAGGCCATGGTGCCTGACGGCGCCGCCGTACTGGAGAATCCCAACGGCACGGCTCCGGGACTGGTGATGCCTGCCTCCGAACGCCTGCCCATGTTTATTCTTCTGCCCGGGCCTCCTTCGGAATTGAAGCCGATGGTGGAGAGGTCCGTGATGCCTCTGCTGGAGTCCATGGTGGACGGCGATATTCCCCGTTTGCGCGTGTTTCGCCTGGTGGGGATTGGAGAGAGCGATCTTCAGGATCTGGTGGACGATTCCCTGCACCAGGTGCAGGGATTGGAAGTGGCTTATTGCGCCCGCATCGGAGAGGTGGATGTGAGGCTGGTTGGCAATGAAGTGGCGCTGAAGCAGGGAGAGGCGCGCCTGCTGACCCTGGCCGGAGCGTATGTGCTGAGGCCCCTGGGGGCTACTTTGGAACGGGCCGTGGTGCTTTATCTGAAAGGGCTCGGATTGAAGGCGGCTACGGCGGAGAGCTGTACGGGCGGACTGATTGCCAAGAGGATTACGGATGTTCCCGGTTCTTCCGGGGTGTTTGAATTCGGCTGGGTGACTTATGCGGACCGGGCGAAGACGGAGATGCTGGGCGTTCCGGCAGAGGTGCTGGAAGAGCACGGAGCGGTGAGCGAACCCGTGGTGAAGGCCATGGCGGAAGGTGCGCTGGAACGTTCCGGCGCGGATGTCGCTGTCGCTGTCAGCGGATTTGCCGGACCGGACGGCGGTACGCCGGAGAAGCCCGCGGGTACCGTGTGGTTTGCCTGGGCGTTCAGGAACGGAGGAACGGTTACGGAGATGATGTTTTATCCCAGGGACCGGGAGTCTTTCCGGCAGATGGTTTCCCAGAAAGCCTTGATCGGGATGCTGGCTGCCAGGAAGCCGCAGGCGGTCACGGAATGA
- the ftsY gene encoding signal recognition particle-docking protein FtsY, translating to MAGFFKKLLTKFSRGTRIDWDELEADLVTADIGIRRAMNIVDQLRESRGLDAENLVESTREVIRQAFPATPPSLPAPPEGYPLVILVVGVNGTGKTTSAAKLGHLLQKQGGKVLLAAADTFRAAAVEQLQSWAEKLSLPLYKGAPGQDPASVCYEAHAQAIREGCQYLICDTAGRLHTRHNLMEELSKIRRTLAKQDASAPHYTMLVVDATTGANALAQAREFHKATPLDAVIITKMDGSGKGGVAVAIMDEMQISPAFLGTGEQADDFETFNRDRYVDSLL from the coding sequence ATGGCCGGATTTTTCAAAAAGCTCCTCACCAAATTCTCCCGCGGCACCCGGATAGACTGGGATGAACTGGAAGCGGACCTGGTGACCGCGGACATCGGCATCAGGCGCGCCATGAACATCGTTGACCAGCTCCGGGAAAGCAGGGGGCTGGATGCGGAAAACCTGGTGGAATCCACCCGTGAAGTCATCCGCCAGGCCTTCCCGGCCACTCCGCCCTCCCTGCCGGCTCCTCCGGAGGGTTATCCCCTTGTCATCCTCGTGGTGGGCGTCAACGGCACCGGAAAAACCACCTCCGCCGCCAAACTGGGCCATCTGCTGCAAAAACAGGGCGGCAAGGTGCTTCTGGCCGCCGCGGATACCTTCCGGGCCGCCGCCGTGGAACAGCTCCAAAGCTGGGCGGAAAAACTGAGCCTGCCTCTTTACAAGGGAGCGCCCGGCCAGGACCCCGCCTCCGTTTGCTATGAAGCCCATGCCCAGGCCATCCGGGAAGGCTGCCAATACCTCATCTGCGACACCGCCGGACGGCTCCATACCCGCCACAACCTTATGGAGGAACTCTCCAAAATCCGCCGGACCCTCGCCAAGCAGGACGCCTCCGCCCCCCATTACACCATGCTGGTGGTGGACGCCACCACCGGAGCGAACGCCCTGGCACAGGCCAGGGAATTCCACAAGGCCACCCCTCTGGACGCCGTCATCATCACTAAAATGGACGGCTCCGGCAAAGGCGGCGTAGCCGTAGCCATCATGGATGAAATGCAAATCTCCCCCGCCTTCCTGGGAACAGGGGAACAGGCGGACGACTTTGAAACCTTCAACCGGGACCGCTACGTGGACTCCCTTCTCTAA
- a CDS encoding HEAT repeat domain-containing protein: MSKKPFARARGISDDNFGKDRGAVFQSSVMETGLIQVVCLGASLLIGAGCVWIFYNASTEMDGTSFLSLLLQPQQKAFALFFACLAGTLMAFSGRRHKGVFIVLGLLLAGGIASLPYVYPVKVNPSLLGGSGSGQAPEDEAPQDNAGSMVLPPDTIQKASVQNYGEGDLRPLFSAIARKQDQGVLGLWVVGVNAANRDMVKSYLKRMTQSGDEPMFYDRKGTGGGLFVITPTPITFKEFVDVVSRLGEVTLEDKERSFVEVILNRDKFEARPASAALQDERHQYFVLANLKELSSLDIRRIIAAAKRLAAVKPDKLRHEVSSRLVELLKEPWGRDAEYVTALASALVVWAEEQDAEAQRVVYYVTEELKKADCEVPSSLLRFLLRGPEKESAFGMLLSEWKKDPQRWEEECKAIGPTGEAAVIQVLNEADDFVLKRSAARILGEIGTEPSLAALKELIHDADNELRLCAELSVSLIEKRLGKGASPAVQ, encoded by the coding sequence ATGTCTAAAAAGCCTTTTGCCAGGGCGAGGGGGATCTCCGATGACAATTTCGGGAAGGACCGCGGGGCTGTTTTTCAGAGCTCCGTGATGGAAACGGGGCTGATTCAAGTGGTGTGCCTGGGTGCTTCCCTGCTTATAGGAGCCGGTTGCGTATGGATTTTTTACAATGCTTCTACGGAGATGGATGGAACCTCCTTCCTTTCCCTGCTGCTTCAGCCGCAACAGAAGGCTTTCGCTTTGTTTTTCGCCTGTCTTGCCGGGACGCTGATGGCTTTTTCAGGGCGCCGGCACAAGGGGGTGTTTATTGTCCTGGGGCTTTTGCTTGCCGGCGGCATCGCCTCACTGCCCTATGTGTATCCCGTCAAGGTGAATCCCTCCCTGCTTGGCGGGAGCGGCTCCGGGCAGGCTCCGGAGGATGAAGCTCCTCAAGACAACGCCGGCAGCATGGTCCTGCCTCCCGATACTATACAGAAAGCGTCCGTTCAGAATTACGGGGAAGGAGACCTGAGGCCCCTGTTTTCCGCCATTGCCCGCAAGCAGGACCAGGGTGTTCTGGGGTTGTGGGTGGTAGGCGTCAACGCAGCCAACCGGGACATGGTGAAGAGTTATCTGAAACGGATGACCCAGTCCGGAGACGAACCGATGTTTTACGATCGGAAGGGTACGGGAGGCGGTCTGTTCGTCATCACACCCACGCCGATTACGTTCAAGGAGTTTGTAGATGTCGTCTCCAGGCTGGGAGAGGTGACGCTGGAGGACAAGGAACGGTCTTTTGTGGAAGTGATCCTGAACCGGGACAAGTTTGAGGCCCGCCCGGCTTCCGCCGCTCTTCAGGATGAACGTCACCAGTATTTCGTGCTGGCGAATTTGAAGGAGCTGTCTTCCCTGGATATCCGGCGCATTATTGCGGCGGCAAAGCGGCTTGCCGCCGTGAAGCCCGACAAGCTGCGCCATGAAGTTTCCTCCAGGCTGGTGGAATTGCTCAAGGAACCGTGGGGGCGCGATGCCGAGTATGTGACTGCCCTGGCTTCCGCCCTGGTCGTATGGGCGGAGGAACAGGATGCGGAGGCCCAGCGCGTGGTGTATTATGTTACGGAAGAGTTGAAGAAGGCTGATTGCGAGGTTCCTTCCTCCCTGTTGAGATTTTTGCTGCGCGGTCCGGAAAAGGAGAGCGCATTCGGAATGCTTTTGAGCGAGTGGAAGAAAGATCCCCAGAGGTGGGAGGAGGAATGCAAGGCCATCGGCCCTACGGGAGAGGCCGCTGTCATCCAGGTGCTGAATGAGGCGGATGATTTTGTGCTGAAACGTTCCGCCGCGCGTATTCTGGGGGAAATTGGGACGGAACCGTCTCTCGCCGCGCTCAAGGAGCTCATCCATGATGCCGACAATGAATTGCGGCTGTGCGCGGAATTATCCGTGAGCCTGATTGAAAAACGGCTGGGGAAGGGAGCTTCTCCCGCCGTGCAGTAA
- the dnaB gene encoding replicative DNA helicase — translation MTPSASIIMDTTETNNAAATLELTKAPRKAPVLDVRDIPQAPGPEKGVLALMAMDPATYVGQCVTLGMTEDYFYLPAHKLLWRLFQTRYNKNEPIDIVSITQALEDMHQLEAVGGSAGLAEIYTFTTTGAYFEHYLNILKDKFILRSIIDIANQSTTQAFDNPDDVAELLDSVETHIFQIRERYNSAKDEQSLASILKQAVTNFEKFIASKGQIQGLTTGFEELDKKSNGLKPGDMFIIAARPSMGKTSFLLNIIEHISINEKKPTLLFSCEMPAVQIAERLLFARSGVRRAEIIKRGNLTQLEMKHFKQAVKEVGESQLVIDDTAAISINELRAKARRVMRDLGALAAIGVDYLQLMRSHSKQAANSREREVAEISAGLKALAKELKVPVIVLAQLNRGPESRTGASLGVPRISDLRESGSIEQDADMIGLLYRSAYYAEDEEKRQQMAGRANLHLAKNRNGPTGDVPLHFEAELMRFSTREADEHDQENE, via the coding sequence ATGACGCCATCCGCCAGCATCATCATGGACACTACGGAAACCAACAACGCCGCTGCCACTCTGGAACTTACCAAGGCACCCCGGAAAGCTCCGGTTCTGGACGTCCGGGACATTCCCCAGGCTCCGGGCCCGGAAAAAGGCGTACTGGCCCTCATGGCCATGGACCCCGCCACCTATGTGGGCCAATGCGTTACCCTGGGCATGACGGAAGACTACTTCTATCTTCCGGCCCACAAGCTGCTCTGGCGTCTCTTCCAGACCCGCTACAACAAAAACGAACCCATCGACATCGTCTCCATCACCCAGGCGCTGGAAGACATGCACCAGCTGGAAGCGGTAGGCGGGAGCGCCGGGCTGGCGGAAATCTACACCTTCACCACCACGGGAGCCTACTTTGAGCACTACCTCAACATCCTGAAGGACAAATTCATCCTGCGCTCCATCATTGACATTGCCAACCAATCCACCACGCAGGCCTTCGATAATCCCGACGACGTCGCGGAGCTTCTGGACTCCGTGGAAACACACATCTTCCAGATACGGGAACGCTACAACAGCGCCAAGGACGAACAAAGCCTGGCAAGCATCCTCAAGCAGGCCGTCACCAACTTTGAAAAATTCATCGCCAGCAAGGGACAAATCCAGGGGCTGACCACGGGATTCGAGGAGCTGGACAAAAAAAGCAACGGCCTCAAGCCCGGGGACATGTTCATCATTGCGGCGCGTCCCTCCATGGGGAAAACCTCCTTCCTGCTCAACATCATTGAGCACATCTCCATCAACGAGAAAAAGCCCACCCTGCTCTTCTCCTGTGAAATGCCCGCCGTCCAGATCGCGGAACGCCTCCTCTTTGCCCGTTCCGGCGTGCGCCGTGCGGAAATCATCAAGCGCGGCAACCTCACCCAATTGGAAATGAAGCACTTCAAACAGGCCGTAAAAGAAGTGGGGGAATCACAGCTCGTCATTGATGACACGGCGGCCATCTCCATCAACGAGCTCCGGGCCAAGGCCCGCCGCGTCATGCGGGACCTGGGTGCCCTGGCCGCCATCGGCGTGGACTACCTCCAGCTGATGCGCTCCCACTCCAAGCAGGCGGCCAACAGCCGCGAACGAGAAGTAGCGGAAATCTCCGCCGGCCTCAAGGCGCTTGCCAAGGAACTCAAGGTGCCCGTCATCGTCCTCGCTCAGCTCAACCGCGGCCCGGAAAGCCGCACGGGGGCCAGCCTGGGCGTTCCCCGCATCTCCGACTTGCGCGAATCCGGTTCCATTGAACAGGATGCGGACATGATCGGCCTGCTTTACCGCTCTGCCTACTATGCGGAAGACGAGGAAAAACGGCAGCAGATGGCCGGCAGGGCCAACCTCCATCTGGCAAAAAACCGCAACGGCCCCACAGGCGACGTTCCGCTCCACTTTGAAGCGGAACTCATGCGCTTCTCCACACGGGAAGCCGACGAACACGACCAGGAAAACGAATAG
- the ribH gene encoding 6,7-dimethyl-8-ribityllumazine synthase, which yields MSTELPRRQRPTGTRAKICIVASEYNEQYTQALVDNCSEELAAVLPSARLEVVRVPGAFEIPVTIKSILSRSPEKRPDAVVALGVILRGSTDHADLIGSTITQALMQLALEFTTPVIHEVLLLNDEKQAFARCIASQLNRGREAARTAARMAELFINSLSRQ from the coding sequence ATGTCCACGGAACTCCCCCGCCGCCAGCGCCCTACGGGAACGCGCGCCAAAATCTGCATCGTCGCTTCGGAATACAATGAGCAATACACCCAGGCCCTGGTGGACAACTGCTCGGAAGAACTAGCCGCCGTGCTTCCGTCCGCCCGGCTGGAAGTAGTCCGCGTTCCGGGCGCCTTTGAAATCCCGGTCACCATCAAATCCATCCTGTCCCGCTCCCCGGAAAAACGGCCGGACGCCGTCGTGGCGCTGGGCGTCATCCTGCGCGGCAGCACGGACCACGCGGACCTCATCGGCTCCACCATCACGCAGGCCCTGATGCAATTGGCGCTGGAATTCACCACTCCCGTCATCCATGAAGTACTGCTTCTGAATGATGAAAAACAGGCATTCGCCCGCTGCATCGCCTCCCAGCTCAACCGCGGACGGGAAGCGGCGCGCACCGCCGCACGCATGGCGGAACTCTTCATCAACTCCCTCTCCCGGCAATAA
- a CDS encoding bifunctional 3,4-dihydroxy-2-butanone-4-phosphate synthase/GTP cyclohydrolase II yields the protein MDDQLQFCSVEEAVEEIRQGRMIIVTDDPGRENEADLIIAAEFATPEAINFMATHARGLICAPLSPERADTLQLPLMTSVNRENMSTAFTVSVDAAHDITTGISAGERSLTIRTLADPKATVNDFVQPGHVFPLRAVPGGVLRRAGHTEATIDLVRMAGLQPAGVCCEIMKDDGTMARIGDLGPFQKKYGLKACTVAQLIEHRRAQEKQIRLVETVKMPTDYGDFTCHLYESHLDGALHLALVHGEISPDKPTLVRVHSECLTGDVFGSRRCDCGSQLHTAMRRIAQEDGVLLYLRQEGRGIGLAAKLQAYKLQEQGLDTVEANLKLGYPDDLRDYGIGAQILHDLGADQLRLLTNNPRKIVGLEGFGLKITEQVPIVIPPNEQNSKYLATKKCKLGHTL from the coding sequence ATGGACGATCAACTCCAATTCTGCTCCGTCGAGGAAGCCGTGGAAGAAATACGGCAGGGACGGATGATCATCGTTACGGACGACCCCGGCCGTGAAAATGAAGCGGACCTCATCATCGCCGCCGAATTCGCCACGCCGGAAGCCATCAACTTCATGGCCACCCACGCCAGGGGCCTCATCTGCGCCCCCCTTTCCCCGGAACGGGCGGACACTCTCCAGCTCCCGCTCATGACCTCCGTCAACCGGGAAAACATGTCCACCGCCTTCACCGTCTCCGTGGATGCGGCCCATGACATCACCACCGGCATCAGCGCCGGGGAACGCTCCCTGACCATACGCACCCTGGCGGACCCTAAGGCCACCGTCAACGACTTCGTGCAGCCCGGCCACGTCTTCCCGCTCCGCGCCGTTCCCGGCGGGGTGCTCCGCCGCGCCGGCCATACGGAAGCCACCATCGACCTCGTGCGCATGGCGGGACTCCAGCCCGCCGGAGTCTGCTGTGAAATCATGAAGGACGACGGCACCATGGCCCGCATTGGCGATCTGGGGCCCTTCCAGAAAAAATACGGCCTGAAAGCCTGCACGGTGGCCCAGCTCATTGAACACCGCCGCGCCCAGGAAAAACAAATCCGCCTGGTGGAAACCGTCAAGATGCCGACCGACTACGGAGACTTCACCTGCCACCTTTACGAATCCCATCTGGACGGAGCCCTGCATCTGGCGCTCGTCCACGGAGAAATCTCCCCGGACAAGCCCACACTGGTCCGCGTGCACAGTGAATGCCTCACGGGAGACGTCTTCGGCTCCCGCCGCTGCGACTGCGGCAGCCAGCTCCACACCGCCATGCGCCGCATTGCGCAGGAAGACGGCGTGCTCCTCTATCTGCGCCAGGAAGGCCGCGGCATCGGCCTTGCGGCAAAGCTCCAGGCCTACAAGCTCCAGGAACAGGGGCTGGACACCGTGGAAGCCAACCTCAAGCTGGGCTACCCGGACGACTTGCGGGACTACGGCATCGGCGCCCAAATCCTGCATGACCTGGGGGCGGACCAGCTCCGCCTGCTCACCAACAACCCGCGCAAAATCGTGGGGCTGGAAGGCTTCGGCCTTAAAATCACGGAGCAGGTACCCATCGTCATCCCGCCCAACGAACAAAACAGCAAATACCTGGCTACCAAAAAATGCAAGCTGGGCCACACCCTATAA
- the rlmN gene encoding 23S rRNA (adenine(2503)-C(2))-methyltransferase RlmN, producing MNPPPLITAQTEEKLLAFLTESGHTKFRVQQIMDWVWRKRVASFDAMTNLSPALRSLLAENFRFHTPEIVEISGTPGSTRKFLTRMEDGSLVESVIIPAAVAEDGEKADRTTLCVSSQVGCAFGCKFCASGLLGLRRNLSAGEITGQILSAESIAGKRINNLVFMGMGEPLANFDNLHDALEIITSHRGLEIGARHITISTSGFVPGLKKLAAYPRQIRLAVSLHGATDEVRSQIMPVNKKWPLSQLIPALEEWGKDRNQMPTLEYILIRDVNDSLRDASHLVQIAKRLHAKVNLIPYNTVEGLPWERPSEERCYTFRDAVRKARIPVTMRYEKGHDINAACGQLRLRKEREDSGGTSL from the coding sequence ATGAACCCGCCCCCCCTGATCACCGCGCAAACGGAGGAAAAGCTGCTGGCCTTCCTCACGGAGAGCGGCCACACCAAATTCCGCGTCCAGCAAATCATGGACTGGGTCTGGCGCAAGCGCGTCGCCTCCTTTGACGCCATGACCAACCTCTCCCCGGCGCTCAGAAGCCTGCTGGCGGAAAACTTCCGCTTCCACACGCCGGAAATTGTGGAAATCAGCGGAACTCCGGGTTCCACGCGCAAATTCCTCACCCGGATGGAAGACGGCAGTTTGGTAGAATCCGTCATCATCCCCGCCGCCGTTGCGGAGGACGGAGAAAAGGCGGACCGGACCACCCTCTGCGTCTCCTCCCAGGTGGGCTGCGCCTTCGGCTGCAAATTCTGCGCTTCCGGCCTGCTGGGGCTCAGGCGCAACCTCTCCGCGGGGGAAATCACCGGACAGATACTCTCCGCGGAATCCATTGCCGGAAAAAGGATCAACAACCTCGTCTTCATGGGAATGGGGGAACCCCTCGCCAACTTTGACAACCTGCATGATGCTCTGGAAATCATCACCTCCCACCGCGGGCTGGAAATAGGCGCGCGCCATATCACTATCTCCACCTCCGGATTCGTGCCGGGCCTGAAAAAACTGGCCGCCTACCCCAGGCAGATACGGCTGGCTGTCTCCCTGCACGGAGCCACGGACGAGGTACGCAGCCAAATCATGCCGGTCAACAAAAAATGGCCTCTTTCCCAGCTCATCCCTGCTCTGGAGGAATGGGGAAAGGACCGGAACCAGATGCCCACGCTGGAATACATCCTCATCCGGGACGTAAACGACTCCCTGAGAGATGCATCCCATCTCGTGCAGATCGCCAAGCGCCTGCACGCCAAAGTCAACCTCATCCCGTACAACACCGTGGAGGGGCTTCCCTGGGAACGCCCCTCGGAAGAGCGTTGCTACACCTTCCGCGACGCCGTCCGCAAGGCCCGCATCCCCGTCACCATGCGGTATGAAAAAGGCCATGACATCAATGCCGCCTGCGGCCAGTTGAGGCTCAGAAAGGAACGGGAAGACAGCGGCGGAACTTCCCTCTGA
- a CDS encoding glutamine--tRNA ligase/YqeY domain fusion protein yields MSLQSAERRDFIRDMISDDLASGKHQAPVTRFPPEPNGYLHIGHAKSICLNFGIAQEFPGARCHLRFDDTNPSKEDQEYVDSIQEDIHWLGFDWGDNLFFASDMFDFFYECAVSLINQGLAYVDEQTVEEIRAQRGNVNVPGQESPYRNRSAEENLKRFQAMKNGEIPEGKAILRAKIDMASSNMNMRDPVLYRIMFAEHHNTGNKWCIYPMYDFAHPLEDAYEHITHSLCTLEFENHRPLYDWVIEHCPVPSRPRQTEFARLNLTYTVMSKRKLLQLVQEGHVTGWDDPRMPTVSGMRRRGYTPTAIRNFCQTIGITKFNGFTDVALLEYSVREDLNANAPRRMAVLNPLKLTITTLPEDAEEMVEVQNNPEKPEEGFRQVPLTREIWIERDDFMLDPPKKYFRLAPGRTVRLRGGYCVTCTDYRQDADSNITEIFCEHIPGTIGSNPPEGIQCRAAIHWVSTRHAVDGEIRIYDRLFTEENPDAAENGFLSVMNPGSLTVITGAKLEPALAGVEPEFNCQFERLGYFVADRRDHVPGQRPVFNRTVALKDSWAKKQK; encoded by the coding sequence ATGTCATTGCAGTCTGCCGAACGCCGAGATTTCATCCGCGATATGATTTCTGATGACCTTGCCTCCGGCAAGCATCAGGCTCCGGTCACCCGCTTCCCCCCGGAACCCAACGGTTATCTCCATATCGGACACGCCAAATCCATTTGCCTCAACTTCGGTATAGCCCAGGAATTCCCCGGCGCGCGCTGCCATCTGCGCTTTGATGACACCAACCCCAGCAAGGAAGACCAGGAATACGTGGACAGCATCCAGGAGGATATCCACTGGCTGGGATTCGACTGGGGGGACAACCTCTTCTTCGCCAGCGACATGTTCGACTTCTTCTACGAATGTGCCGTCTCCCTCATCAACCAGGGGCTGGCCTACGTGGACGAACAAACCGTGGAGGAAATACGCGCCCAGCGCGGCAACGTAAACGTGCCCGGCCAGGAATCCCCCTACCGCAACCGCTCCGCGGAAGAAAACCTGAAGCGCTTCCAGGCCATGAAAAACGGGGAAATCCCGGAAGGAAAGGCCATTCTGCGCGCCAAAATAGATATGGCCTCCAGCAACATGAACATGCGTGACCCGGTGCTGTACCGCATCATGTTCGCGGAACACCACAACACGGGCAACAAATGGTGCATCTACCCCATGTACGACTTCGCCCATCCGCTGGAAGACGCCTACGAACACATCACGCACTCCCTCTGCACGCTGGAATTTGAAAACCACCGCCCCCTGTACGACTGGGTCATTGAACACTGTCCCGTCCCGTCCCGTCCGCGGCAGACGGAATTCGCCCGGCTCAACCTGACGTACACCGTGATGAGCAAGCGCAAGCTGCTCCAGCTTGTCCAGGAAGGGCACGTCACCGGCTGGGACGACCCCCGCATGCCCACGGTCTCCGGCATGCGCCGCCGCGGCTACACGCCGACGGCCATCCGCAACTTCTGCCAGACCATCGGCATTACCAAATTCAACGGATTCACGGACGTGGCCCTGCTGGAATACAGCGTCAGGGAAGACCTCAACGCCAACGCCCCGCGCCGCATGGCCGTCCTCAATCCCCTCAAGCTCACCATCACTACCCTTCCGGAAGACGCGGAAGAAATGGTGGAAGTACAGAACAACCCGGAAAAACCGGAGGAAGGCTTCCGCCAGGTGCCGCTCACCAGGGAAATCTGGATTGAACGGGACGACTTCATGCTGGACCCTCCCAAAAAATACTTCCGCCTGGCCCCCGGCCGCACGGTGCGCCTGCGCGGCGGCTACTGCGTCACCTGCACCGACTACAGGCAGGACGCAGACAGCAACATCACGGAAATCTTCTGCGAGCACATTCCGGGCACTATCGGCTCCAACCCTCCGGAAGGCATCCAGTGCCGCGCCGCCATCCACTGGGTCAGCACCCGCCACGCCGTGGACGGGGAAATCCGCATCTACGACCGCCTGTTCACGGAGGAAAACCCGGACGCGGCAGAAAACGGATTCCTCTCCGTCATGAATCCCGGCTCCCTGACCGTCATCACCGGAGCCAAGCTGGAACCCGCCCTGGCCGGGGTGGAACCCGAATTCAACTGCCAGTTTGAGCGCCTGGGCTACTTTGTGGCGGACCGCAGGGACCATGTGCCCGGACAGCGCCCTGTCTTCAACCGCACGGTAGCCCTCAAGGACTCCTGGGCCAAAAAGCAAAAATAA
- the nusB gene encoding transcription antitermination factor NusB, whose amino-acid sequence MLSRNQIRQTALQYLYGASQSPEITGEQEEGIWDILMEPFRADYCKLRAKAVSGHLTRDYPDKLRLFVTRARETAEKLQHDPLTLPVRDQLHDLLNKEGEFNAALLQLKKALHDDPANDRKTLSAACDAVQELNTALMQMRGRLLDSLRDFPVYNSIWSPLISACGKLQEINDRINCIIHQDGRPSLAEVKKVVEAGQDAEELYREAKTLGEETLRRREELDSVINGILENYSPERVSTMDRAILRLGACELLHRKNLPAPVVISEAIRLAERFSSADSPRFVNGVLAGIAKTARPS is encoded by the coding sequence ATGCTCTCACGCAACCAAATCAGACAAACAGCCCTTCAATACCTCTACGGCGCCTCCCAATCCCCGGAAATCACCGGAGAACAGGAAGAAGGCATCTGGGACATCCTGATGGAACCCTTCCGGGCGGACTACTGCAAGCTCCGGGCGAAAGCCGTTTCCGGCCACCTTACGCGTGACTACCCGGACAAGCTGCGCCTCTTTGTCACCCGCGCCAGGGAAACGGCGGAAAAACTGCAGCATGACCCCCTCACGCTGCCCGTCCGCGACCAGCTCCACGACCTGCTGAACAAGGAAGGGGAATTCAACGCAGCCCTGCTTCAACTGAAAAAAGCCCTGCACGACGACCCCGCCAACGACAGGAAAACCCTCTCCGCCGCATGTGACGCCGTGCAGGAACTCAACACGGCCCTCATGCAGATGCGTGGCCGCCTTCTGGACTCGCTCAGGGACTTCCCGGTCTACAACAGCATCTGGTCCCCCCTCATATCCGCCTGCGGCAAACTTCAGGAAATCAACGACCGCATCAACTGCATCATCCACCAGGACGGCCGCCCCTCCCTGGCGGAAGTAAAAAAAGTGGTGGAAGCGGGCCAGGACGCGGAAGAACTCTACCGGGAAGCGAAAACACTGGGAGAAGAAACACTGCGCCGCCGGGAAGAACTGGACTCCGTCATCAACGGCATCCTGGAAAACTACTCCCCGGAACGCGTCAGCACCATGGACCGCGCCATCCTGCGCCTGGGCGCCTGCGAACTGCTCCATCGGAAAAACCTTCCCGCTCCTGTCGTCATTTCGGAAGCCATCCGGCTGGCGGAACGCTTCTCCTCCGCGGATTCCCCCCGGTTTGTCAACGGCGTGCTTGCCGGCATCGCCAAAACGGCGCGTCCCTCCTAA